The genome window AGGTCCACAAAGGGGACAAGAGCGTGGAGCTTGTGAACTTCTACGACGAAGACCAAGCCAACATTACCATTCAGCTTGATCCGTTGCTCACACCGTCTGACAACGCACAACGTTATTTCAAGCGGTATAACAAATACAAAAACAGTCTGGCTGTCATTCATGAGCAGCTTGGCAAAACCAAAGACGAAATTGACTATCTGGATAACCTGTTACAGCAGCTATCCATTGCATCGATGAACGACATTGAGGAAATACGAGACGAGCTTGTGCAGCAAGGATACCTTCGTGACCGTAATAAAAAGGGTAAAAAGAAAAAGAAAAGTGATCGTCCGACCGTACACCAGTTTACCTCCTCAGAGGGAATTGATATTCTTGTGGGCAAAAACAACCTCCAGAACGAGTACGTGACGAATCGCCTCGCTTCTTCCAACGACACCTGGCTGCATACCAAAGACATTCCAGGTTCACATGTCGTTATTCGCAGTACGGACTTTGGTGAAGCTACATTGGAAGAAGCAGCACAGCTTGCTGCCTACTTCAGCCAAGCCAAGGAGTCCAGCAGTGTGCCTGTGGATTATACGTTTATCCGTCATGTACGCAAACCAAGTGGTGCGAAGCCTGGTTTTGTCATTTATGATCATCAAAAGACCTTGTTTGTCACGCCAAATGATGAATTGATCAAGAGCTTGCCGTCCACGATTAAAAATGGATAAGGCTATATAAGTTGAACTAAAGATTATTTACACTAACACTACGATGACAGAACAACCTTCCAATCGCTGTTATCCCCAGATTTTTCGATTCCCTTTTTCAAAGGGGAAAATCCGGGGATAAAGGCGAACGCTTCGCTTTTTCAGGTTTTTTCTGTCCTCTCCGTTATCGTGTAAATGATTAGTTCCACTTATATAGAAATGTAACAGTAAAAAAAACAGAATCCCCTGACCATAACGGTTCAGGGGATTTTTGTGGATGCATCAAAATTGTTTCAATACTAATGTGAATTTCATCTTTATCTATCGTTTTTGTTGAATATTAATTCTTTAAAATGTATAATAATTCAACTCTCGCGAAAAAAATTATAGTTAAGGAAGTGTACCATGACCATACATATCAGAGAAACTCAACCTGATGATCTAAAATCACTAACTGCATTAATGCATGACTATGTGGTGGGATTCTACAATAATCCCTGGCCCGGTGATCAATCTATCCAGCTTTTGATCAACAACTTGCGTAATCAGCAGATCGGTGCTCAATTCGTGGCAGAGCAGGACGGGGAGCTTATCGGATTTGCCACCCTGTTCTTCACTTACAGCACAATGAAAGCAGAGCGTGTCGCAATCATGAATGATTTATTTGTTACGGAAGCATTCAGAGAAGGCGAAGCAGAAGCCAAGTTATTTGCACACTGCCAGCAATATACACGTGAACATGGGTGTGCTTATATGTCCTGGATCACAGCCGTGACTAATGAACGAGCACAACAATTATTCGAGCGTCTTGGAGCTACACGCGGCGCTTGGGTCAACTATTCGATTACATAGACTCTTTTTGGCACAAAAAAAGGACATGAATACATGCAGGTTTATGCCTAGCATGATCCATGTCCTTTACTTCTACAATATTAAAATGTACTCAATAAGCAGAAAACCCTCAAAGCCAGATAAAGTGTTAACCTGTCTAAATTATACTCCCCTTTGCCGGGAAGCAGCTGCCTTCAGCCTTTCCAACACATCAACCGTTACGGTCTTGCTACCCAGATCCCCGTGGAAAACGACACCTTGCCGTTCCCCATGATAATCTGATCCGCCAGTCTCGATTAACCCATAACCCTTAGCCATCTCGGCGTATCTGCGCTCATCTTCCGGTTCATGGTCTGAGTGAAACACTTCGAGTCCATCTGGACGGCAATCCTCGATGATACGCCGTACCAATTCATCATCTTCATAGAGGCCCGGATGGGCAATCACTGCGGCTCCACCTGCGGCTCTGATCCATTTGCACGCATCCTTCGGCGCAACGCGGGGTACAGATACGAAGCCAGGCTTGCCTTCAGCAAGGTATCGATCGAATGCATCCCGCAAGTCAACCGCATATCCCTTCTTCACCAGCACATCAGCCATATGAGGTCTGCCGATACTCTCGTCAGGCTCTAGTGGCCGTCCCAGCTCATCCAGTACTTCCTGCCAGCTGATATCAAGCCCAAGTTCCTGAAGCTTCGCGATAATCAGATGATTCCGCTCATCTCGCGCTTCTCGTAATCCGCGCAACCGTTGCAGGAATGGCTCATCCTCCGTATTCACATAATATCCGAGCACATGAATGTCTTTTCCGCCAGCCCGAGTGCTGATCTCCACTCCGGCAACAACATCAATATCGTACTCTTTTCCCGCTTGCTGTGCTTCCGCTACACCAGCAACTGTATCATGGTCTGTTAGAGCAACCGCCGATAGCCCTTTTTGTTTGGCAAGCTTCACATTATCAGCAGGTGGCTGCATTCCATCCGATGCCTGACTATGGGTATGCAGATCACAGCGTCCTTTGCTTTGATTCATGTACAACAACTCCTTTCTTTCCAAAAGTGGTTTGTGATTACATCTTATCTATCATTAATGGTGCGAACGATTATGCCTTCCCCGTCTTGGACTCCGGCTCAGGTTGCTCCTGTTGGCGCAGATAATTCAGGAAAGCCACTGCCGACAGGGGCAACAAGGACGATTTTAGATGGATGGCATAGAATTGCCGTTTGAATTCAAGTCCTCGGATATCCACAATATGAACAAGTCCCAGAGCCAGTTCATGCTGCACGGAAGAAGGAGATAACATTGTAATGCCTACCCCTGCCTCCACGGCTGATTTTACCGCTCCTGTACTGCCAAGTTCCATCACAACATTCATATCCTGTGGATCAATCTTTTTCTTTTGCAATTGGTCTTCCATCACCTGACGAGTACCTGAGCCCTTCTCACGCAGCACAAAGGGATAATTCATGACATCCTCAATATTCACTTTGCTACGCTTAGCCAGATCATGCCCGGCAGGTACAATCAGTTTCAGCTCGTCCTGCATGACAGGCTCTACAATCATGTCCGGATGGTGTACTGGCGCTTCAATCAGACCAAAATTAAGCTGGTGCTTTAAGATATCATCCATAATTTGCGTTGTATTCATCACTTTCATGACGATTGAAATATCCGGATATTGAAGTGCAAAAGGTCCGAGCATGCGTGGAAGTACATATTCCCCGATCGTTAAACTAGCTCCAAGCTGGAGTCGGCCCTGTAACATTTGGGTAAACGCTGACATCGCTTCATCCGTCTGTCTAACCAGTTCTACACTTCGTTTGGCATGAGGTAATAATGTCCGACCCGCCTCGGATAATTCTATTTTTTTGGTGGAACGATGCAATAACTTGGTCCCGAAATAGTCCTCCAATGATTGAATCTGCATCGTCACTGCCGGTTGAGTCATATGTAATGCTTGTGCAGCAGCCGAGAAGCTTCCTTTCTCTGCTACCGTATAAAAAATATGC of Paenibacillus sp. FSL R5-0517 contains these proteins:
- a CDS encoding PHP domain-containing protein; translation: MNQSKGRCDLHTHSQASDGMQPPADNVKLAKQKGLSAVALTDHDTVAGVAEAQQAGKEYDIDVVAGVEISTRAGGKDIHVLGYYVNTEDEPFLQRLRGLREARDERNHLIIAKLQELGLDISWQEVLDELGRPLEPDESIGRPHMADVLVKKGYAVDLRDAFDRYLAEGKPGFVSVPRVAPKDACKWIRAAGGAAVIAHPGLYEDDELVRRIIEDCRPDGLEVFHSDHEPEDERRYAEMAKGYGLIETGGSDYHGERQGVVFHGDLGSKTVTVDVLERLKAAASRQRGV
- a CDS encoding GNAT family N-acetyltransferase, giving the protein MTIHIRETQPDDLKSLTALMHDYVVGFYNNPWPGDQSIQLLINNLRNQQIGAQFVAEQDGELIGFATLFFTYSTMKAERVAIMNDLFVTEAFREGEAEAKLFAHCQQYTREHGCAYMSWITAVTNERAQQLFERLGATRGAWVNYSIT
- a CDS encoding selenium metabolism-associated LysR family transcriptional regulator — encoded protein: MNFHQLHIFYTVAEKGSFSAAAQALHMTQPAVTMQIQSLEDYFGTKLLHRSTKKIELSEAGRTLLPHAKRSVELVRQTDEAMSAFTQMLQGRLQLGASLTIGEYVLPRMLGPFALQYPDISIVMKVMNTTQIMDDILKHQLNFGLIEAPVHHPDMIVEPVMQDELKLIVPAGHDLAKRSKVNIEDVMNYPFVLREKGSGTRQVMEDQLQKKKIDPQDMNVVMELGSTGAVKSAVEAGVGITMLSPSSVQHELALGLVHIVDIRGLEFKRQFYAIHLKSSLLPLSAVAFLNYLRQQEQPEPESKTGKA